A window of the Xiashengella succiniciproducens genome harbors these coding sequences:
- a CDS encoding CapA family protein, translating to MKYIEPAFRSADIVVGNLEVTLAGPPYTGYPAFSSPDALAYAYKNAGVNFLVTANNHSYDRGQKGMERTLDVIEGMYFNYTGTFKDSTDFRENNPRMIEINGIRLAILNYTYGTNGIVVRQPNIVNHIVREEIADHILAAQSQKPDMIIVCIHWGDEYALQPNAAQRSTAEFLFDQGVDIIIGSHPHVVQPMHVTEDENDKRRVLVYSLGNFVSNQRNEYTDGGVIVRLEIEKEGCTTKVKDAEYMLTWVYTPVENGKKNYYVLPASLYSKTGLPEQLSGAQSGMDSYLSKARGVMKNNTGIQEIIEEWPLR from the coding sequence TTGAAGTATATTGAGCCGGCATTCCGTTCTGCCGATATAGTTGTCGGCAATCTGGAAGTTACGCTTGCCGGACCTCCTTATACCGGTTACCCCGCCTTCTCCTCTCCCGATGCTCTGGCTTATGCATACAAGAATGCAGGTGTCAACTTCCTTGTTACGGCCAATAATCACTCATATGACCGTGGTCAAAAAGGGATGGAAAGAACCCTGGACGTAATTGAGGGTATGTATTTCAATTATACAGGAACATTCAAAGACAGTACTGATTTCAGGGAAAATAATCCCAGGATGATTGAGATTAATGGGATACGACTGGCAATACTCAACTATACCTATGGCACAAACGGCATAGTAGTGCGTCAGCCCAATATAGTAAACCATATAGTCAGGGAGGAAATAGCTGATCATATACTTGCTGCCCAAAGCCAGAAACCCGATATGATAATTGTCTGCATCCACTGGGGTGATGAGTATGCCTTGCAACCCAATGCAGCCCAACGATCTACTGCCGAGTTTCTCTTCGATCAGGGTGTCGATATCATTATTGGGTCACATCCCCATGTGGTTCAGCCCATGCATGTAACCGAAGACGAAAACGACAAGCGAAGGGTTCTCGTCTATTCACTAGGTAATTTTGTCTCAAATCAAAGGAATGAATATACAGATGGGGGTGTGATTGTTCGACTAGAAATTGAAAAAGAAGGATGCACAACTAAGGTCAAAGATGCAGAATATATGCTAACCTGGGTCTACACCCCGGTCGAGAATGGCAAAAAGAATTATTACGTACTGCCGGCCTCACTATACTCAAAGACCGGTTTGCCAGAACAACTTAGCGGGGCACAGAGCGGTATGGATAGTTATCTTTCCAAGGCCCGTGGAGTAATGAAGAACAACACAGGAATTCAGGAGATTATTGAAGAATGGCCGCTTAGATAA
- the alaS gene encoding alanine--tRNA ligase — protein MTASEIRESFLEFFESKQHRIVPSAPMVVKDDPTLMFTNAGMNQFKDIFLGNRPAEYLRVANSQKCLRVSGKHNDLEEVGHDTYHHTMFEMLGNWSFGDYFKHEAIDWAWEYLVDVLKMDPDRLYATVFEGNAEEGLVRDSEAFEYWSKHLPAHRIVNGNKKDNFWEMGDTGPCGPCSEIHIDLRDPAARAVVPGEQLVNKDNPEVIEIWNLVFIQYNRKADGSLESLPQRHIDTGMGFERLTRAIQGKTSNYDTDVFQPIIQEISNIAGIKYGAARETDVAMRVVADHIRTISFAICDGQLPSNNKAGYVIRRILRRAVRYAYTFLGMKEPFMCRLVETLISVMGKAYAELAANRDLIEKVIREEEEAFLRTLATGIQLLDKIIEERKQKGAKTVEGKQIFELYDTFGFPYDLTELILRENGLEANHEEFEKEMEAQKARARNATAVETDDWVVLRKDDTEEFIGYDHLEAEVEIVKYRRVKSKNKELYQIVFNITPFYAESGGQVGDCGYIEAKGERWEITEVKKENNLIVHLAPKLPTDVSGRFNAVVDVRKRQMTANHHTATHLLHKALRKILGTHVEQRGSLVHPDYLRFDFSHFQKMSDEEIRMVEREVNREIRMNLPLEEHRAIPIARAKEMGAMALFGEKYGDVVRAIRFGESVELCGGTHVSATGQIGMFKIVAESSVAAGVRRIEAVAGEKAEELMYAQNDLLRELAEILHKQKDLRKGIESLVSENAELMKEVETFKQGVIQALKRNISDDAKVLNGVKLMHCQLKPIFSKSVKDIAFQLRSECDSSMAAVLGVEADGKAQIAIIISEELVEKGLDAIELIKAVSPEINGGGGGQKFFATAGGKNPSGLQTAISKALRLIEERL, from the coding sequence ATGACAGCATCTGAGATCAGAGAGAGTTTTCTGGAATTTTTTGAGTCCAAACAACATCGTATTGTTCCTTCAGCCCCAATGGTTGTAAAGGATGACCCAACGTTGATGTTTACCAACGCAGGGATGAACCAGTTTAAGGATATTTTCCTGGGTAACAGGCCAGCTGAGTACCTTAGAGTGGCCAATTCACAAAAATGTCTGCGTGTTTCAGGTAAGCATAATGATCTGGAAGAGGTAGGTCATGACACCTACCACCATACTATGTTTGAAATGCTTGGTAACTGGAGCTTTGGTGACTATTTCAAGCATGAAGCGATTGACTGGGCATGGGAGTATCTGGTTGATGTGTTGAAGATGGATCCTGATCGTCTCTATGCTACCGTATTCGAAGGAAATGCGGAGGAAGGACTGGTACGCGACAGTGAAGCATTCGAATATTGGAGCAAACATCTTCCTGCTCATAGGATTGTCAACGGAAATAAAAAAGACAACTTCTGGGAAATGGGTGATACAGGTCCATGCGGACCCTGTTCTGAGATTCATATCGATCTCCGTGACCCTGCAGCAAGAGCTGTGGTTCCCGGAGAACAATTAGTCAATAAGGACAACCCTGAGGTAATTGAAATCTGGAACCTTGTATTTATCCAATATAACCGCAAGGCTGACGGATCACTTGAGTCATTACCACAAAGGCATATTGACACGGGAATGGGCTTTGAGCGTCTTACCAGAGCTATTCAGGGTAAGACATCAAACTATGATACTGATGTTTTTCAACCAATAATCCAGGAAATTAGCAATATTGCCGGAATTAAGTATGGTGCAGCAAGGGAAACTGATGTTGCAATGAGGGTTGTAGCTGACCACATCAGAACAATATCTTTTGCTATCTGCGATGGTCAGTTGCCTTCTAACAACAAGGCCGGATATGTAATTCGCCGTATTCTTCGCAGGGCAGTAAGGTATGCCTATACCTTCCTTGGTATGAAGGAGCCCTTTATGTGCAGGCTTGTTGAGACCCTTATCTCAGTTATGGGTAAGGCTTATGCCGAACTGGCAGCCAACAGGGATCTGATCGAGAAGGTTATCAGGGAAGAGGAAGAAGCCTTCCTGCGTACACTTGCAACAGGTATCCAACTCCTGGATAAGATTATTGAAGAGAGGAAACAGAAGGGGGCAAAGACTGTTGAAGGAAAACAGATTTTCGAGCTATACGATACTTTTGGTTTTCCATACGACCTTACCGAACTAATCCTCAGGGAAAACGGCCTTGAAGCCAACCATGAGGAGTTTGAAAAGGAAATGGAAGCACAGAAAGCCAGAGCAAGAAATGCAACGGCTGTAGAAACTGACGACTGGGTGGTATTGAGAAAGGACGACACCGAAGAGTTTATCGGTTATGATCACCTCGAAGCAGAAGTCGAAATCGTCAAATACCGTCGTGTTAAATCAAAGAACAAGGAGCTTTATCAGATAGTCTTCAATATTACTCCTTTCTATGCAGAAAGTGGTGGTCAGGTTGGAGACTGTGGTTATATAGAAGCCAAGGGTGAGAGGTGGGAAATTACTGAGGTAAAGAAGGAAAACAATCTTATCGTTCACCTTGCACCCAAGCTTCCTACTGATGTTAGTGGCAGGTTCAACGCTGTTGTTGATGTACGTAAGCGTCAGATGACTGCCAACCACCACACTGCGACCCACCTGCTTCACAAAGCCCTTCGCAAGATATTGGGAACACACGTTGAGCAACGTGGCTCACTAGTTCATCCCGACTATCTGCGTTTTGACTTCTCTCACTTCCAAAAGATGAGTGATGAGGAGATCAGGATGGTTGAACGTGAAGTAAACCGTGAGATAAGGATGAACTTACCTCTCGAAGAACACCGTGCCATTCCTATTGCCAGAGCAAAGGAAATGGGTGCTATGGCGCTCTTTGGTGAGAAGTATGGGGATGTGGTCAGGGCTATTCGCTTCGGTGAGTCGGTTGAACTTTGCGGTGGTACCCACGTGAGTGCTACTGGACAGATTGGCATGTTCAAGATAGTTGCCGAGTCTTCAGTTGCTGCAGGTGTAAGACGTATTGAGGCTGTTGCCGGAGAAAAGGCAGAGGAGCTGATGTATGCACAGAATGACCTACTAAGGGAACTTGCAGAGATTCTTCACAAGCAGAAAGATCTGCGTAAGGGAATTGAATCTCTGGTATCTGAGAATGCCGAGTTGATGAAGGAGGTTGAGACCTTCAAACAAGGCGTAATTCAGGCTCTGAAACGTAATATCAGCGACGATGCCAAGGTGCTTAATGGAGTCAAACTGATGCATTGTCAGCTTAAGCCCATATTCAGCAAGAGTGTCAAGGATATTGCCTTCCAACTAAGGTCAGAATGTGATAGCAGTATGGCTGCTGTCCTTGGTGTAGAAGCCGATGGTAAGGCTCAGATTGCAATAATCATTTCTGAGGAACTTGTGGAAAAGGGTCTTGATGCAATTGAACTGATTAAGGCTGTTTCACCTGAGATAAACGGTGGAGGTGGAGGACAGAAGTTCTTTGCAACAGCTGGTGGAAAGAATCCGTCAGGATTGCAGACTGCAATAAGTAAAGCCCTTCGCCTGATCGAGGAAAGACTCTAA
- a CDS encoding M23 family metallopeptidase, with protein MSKVKYKYNPETLSYDRVETGFKYYLGKAFSFTVSSAFMGLVFFFLYSNIFESPREIKLERENVKLLSQYEIMASKLDQALDVLDDIQQRDENVYRVIFEADSIPNAIRRAGFGGVNRYRYLEDLDNAELVISTAKKLDGVMKQLYVQSRSFDEIIDLAQRKEEMIRCIPAIQPISNKDLKRTASGWGMRLDPIYKTNKFHEGLDFSAPIGTEIYVTGDGVVKTVHKSAIGYGNYVEVDHGFGYTTLYAHMSEFKVRVGQKVKRGEVIGFVGNTGKSTGPHLHYEVRIKGKAVNPTHYFFQDLTPEEYEEMIRISSNSNRTFD; from the coding sequence ATGTCAAAAGTAAAGTATAAATACAACCCCGAAACGCTTAGCTATGACAGAGTAGAAACAGGGTTCAAATATTATCTTGGGAAGGCTTTCTCTTTCACTGTTTCCAGTGCTTTTATGGGTTTGGTATTTTTCTTCCTTTACTCCAACATTTTTGAGAGTCCCCGTGAAATTAAGCTTGAGAGGGAGAATGTAAAACTCCTATCCCAATATGAAATAATGGCCAGTAAACTGGATCAGGCTCTTGACGTATTAGATGACATACAACAGCGCGACGAAAACGTTTACAGGGTCATCTTTGAAGCTGATTCAATACCTAATGCTATTCGTAGAGCCGGATTTGGTGGTGTAAACCGCTACCGCTACCTTGAAGATCTAGACAATGCCGAACTGGTAATCAGCACTGCCAAAAAGCTTGATGGCGTAATGAAACAGCTCTACGTCCAGTCCAGATCCTTTGATGAGATTATTGACCTTGCACAACGCAAGGAGGAGATGATAAGATGCATTCCTGCTATTCAACCGATATCCAACAAAGACCTAAAACGCACAGCTTCAGGATGGGGTATGCGTCTCGACCCGATATACAAGACGAACAAGTTTCATGAAGGACTTGACTTCTCAGCTCCAATCGGAACGGAGATTTACGTGACCGGAGATGGTGTTGTCAAGACCGTTCATAAATCTGCAATAGGATACGGCAACTACGTTGAAGTAGATCATGGCTTTGGCTATACCACTCTCTATGCCCACATGTCTGAATTCAAGGTAAGAGTGGGACAAAAGGTCAAACGTGGTGAGGTGATTGGTTTTGTCGGCAATACAGGTAAATCAACAGGCCCCCACCTTCACTATGAAGTAAGAATCAAAGGAAAAGCTGTGAATCCAACGCACTATTTTTTCCAGGACCTTACTCCTGAAGAATATGAAGAAATGATCAGAATCTCTTCCAATAGTAACAGAACCTTTGATTAA
- a CDS encoding MerR family transcriptional regulator: MPYKEPIVERLYYSIGEVANMFNVNTSLIRYWEKEFDIIKPHKNKKGNRLFTQQDVDNFHLIYHLVKERGMTLKGAKLKLKENRHSTEENFELIKRLKEIRETLISIRDNL, encoded by the coding sequence ATGCCATACAAAGAACCGATTGTAGAAAGACTATACTACTCCATCGGGGAAGTGGCCAACATGTTTAATGTCAACACTTCCCTTATCAGATATTGGGAGAAGGAGTTTGACATTATCAAGCCGCATAAGAACAAGAAAGGCAACAGGCTCTTTACACAACAGGACGTAGACAATTTTCACCTTATCTACCACCTTGTCAAAGAAAGGGGTATGACTTTGAAGGGCGCTAAGTTAAAGCTCAAAGAAAACCGTCATAGTACTGAGGAAAACTTTGAACTTATTAAACGTCTTAAAGAAATTAGGGAAACACTAATATCGATAAGGGACAACCTTTGA
- a CDS encoding Nif3-like dinuclear metal center hexameric protein, whose protein sequence is MSELIRLRDIAGLIESVAPAALQESYDNSGVQLGNPDDQVNGALICIDVTEQVIDEAIELGVNLIISHHPLIFAGIKKIGDDATGHIIRKAIKHDIAIYSAHTNIDSITGGVSSRLADKLGLKEQKILQPRKDKLCKLVTFVPHAQAEEVRQALFDAGAGHIGNYDSCSYNITGQGSFRGGDHSKPYVGEKGVLHFEPETRIETIFPNYLEGRVINALLEAHPYEEVAYDIYPLKNSWDRVGFGVVGVLPEAMLTEEFLLYLKEVCKAGVIRHTAITTKEIRKVALCGGSGSFLLKDAIRAGADIFISGDFKYHQFFEAENKIIIADIGHYESEQFTKEVFCEILTKKFHNFALHLSQVNSNPIKYL, encoded by the coding sequence ATGAGTGAGCTTATACGTCTTCGAGATATTGCCGGACTCATCGAAAGTGTGGCACCTGCCGCGCTTCAGGAGAGTTACGACAATAGTGGAGTTCAATTGGGCAACCCTGATGATCAGGTAAACGGTGCGCTTATCTGCATTGATGTAACTGAACAAGTTATTGATGAAGCAATCGAACTTGGAGTAAATCTGATAATATCACACCATCCCCTGATCTTTGCAGGAATTAAAAAGATTGGTGATGATGCCACAGGACATATTATCCGCAAGGCTATTAAACACGATATCGCGATTTATTCAGCCCATACAAATATAGACAGCATTACAGGTGGAGTCAGCAGCAGGTTGGCGGACAAGCTGGGCCTAAAGGAACAAAAGATACTGCAACCACGAAAGGACAAGCTTTGCAAGCTGGTAACCTTTGTCCCCCATGCTCAGGCTGAGGAAGTGAGGCAGGCATTGTTTGATGCAGGTGCAGGACACATAGGCAACTATGACAGTTGCAGCTACAACATCACAGGTCAGGGGAGCTTCCGTGGCGGAGATCACTCAAAGCCCTATGTAGGTGAAAAGGGAGTGCTGCACTTTGAACCGGAAACCAGGATAGAAACAATCTTCCCTAATTATCTTGAAGGCCGGGTCATCAATGCACTTCTAGAAGCCCATCCTTATGAAGAAGTGGCATACGATATATATCCACTCAAGAATAGCTGGGACAGGGTCGGTTTTGGAGTCGTTGGGGTATTACCAGAAGCAATGCTGACAGAGGAGTTCCTTCTTTATCTTAAAGAAGTTTGCAAGGCCGGAGTCATCAGGCACACAGCAATAACCACCAAGGAAATCCGCAAAGTAGCACTTTGCGGAGGCAGTGGCAGTTTTCTTCTTAAAGATGCGATCAGGGCCGGGGCCGATATTTTTATATCAGGTGACTTTAAATATCATCAGTTTTTTGAGGCTGAGAATAAGATCATAATAGCCGATATAGGTCATTATGAAAGTGAGCAATTTACTAAAGAAGTTTTTTGTGAGATACTTACAAAAAAATTTCATAATTTTGCACTCCATTTATCACAGGTAAACAGCAATCCTATTAAATACTTATAG